From a region of the Tursiops truncatus isolate mTurTru1 chromosome 2, mTurTru1.mat.Y, whole genome shotgun sequence genome:
- the CILP gene encoding cartilage intermediate layer protein 1 isoform X5 yields MEQACSACDLTCPMGQVNADCDACMCQDFVLYGVVSLPGGAPASGATVYILTKTPKLLTQTDSSGRFRVPGLCPDGKSILKITKTKFAPIRLTMPKTRLKAATIKAEFMRAETPYIVMNPKAKARRAGQSVSLCCKATGKPKPDKYLWYHNSTLLDPSLYKHESKLVLRNLQRDQAGEYFCKAQSDTGAAKSHVARLTVIAPDETPCNPTPESYLIQLPHDCFQNATNSFYYDVGRCPVKTCAGQQDNGIRCQDAVENCCGISKTEEREIQCSGYTLPTKVAMECSCQRCTETQSIVRGRVSASDNGEPMRFGHVYMGNSRVSMTGYKGTFTLHVPQDTERLVLTFVDRLQKFVNTTKVLPFNKKGSAVFHEIKMLRRKEPITLEAMETNIIPLGDIAGEDPVAELEIPSKSFYRQNGEPYTGKVKASVTFLDPRNISTATAAQSDLNFINDEGDTFPLRTYGMFSVDFTDEATSESLNVGKVKVHLDSTQVKMPEHLPMMKLWSLNPGTGLWEEEGDFKFESQRRNRREDRTFLVGNMEIRERRLFNLDVPESRRCFIKVRAYRSERFLPSEQMQGVVVSVINLEPRTGFSSNPRAWGRFDSVITGPNGACLPAFCDDQSPDAYSAYVLASLAGDELEAVESFPKFNPNAIGVPQPYLNKLKYRRTDHEDPQAKKTAFQISMAKPRPNSAEESNGPIYAFENLQACEEAPPSAAHFRFYQIEGDRYDYNTVPFNEDDPMSWTEDYLAWWPKPMEFRACYIKVKIMGPLEVNVRSRNMGGTHRQTVGKLYGIRDVKSTRDRDQPNVSAACLEFKCSGMLYDQDRVDRTLVKVIPQGSCHRVSVNSMLHEYLVNHLPLAVNDNTTEYTMLAPLDPLGHNYGIYTVTDQDPRTAKEIALGRCFDGTSDGSSRVMKSNVGVALTFNCVERQVGRQSAFQYLQSTPARPSPASTVRGRAPSRRQRSSQGGQRWRRGAASLRFSGVAQQPLSN; encoded by the exons ATGGAGCAGGCCTGTTCAG CCTGTGACCTGACCTGCCCCATGGGCCAGGTGAATGCTGACTGTGACGCCTGCATGTGCCAGGACTTCGTGCTATATGGGGTTGTCTCCCTCCCTGGGGGTGCCCCAGCCTCAGGGGCTACTGTCTACATCCTGACCAAAACACCTAAGCTATTGACCCAGACGGACAGCAGCGGGAGGTTCCGAGTCCCTGGCTTGTGCCCCGATGGCAAAAGCATCCTGAAGATCACAAAGACCAAGTTTGCCCCTATCAGGCTCACAATGCCTAAGACTAGACTGAAGGCAGCCACCATCAAGGCGGAGTTCATGAGGGCag AGACTCCATACATTGTGATGAACCCCAAGGCAAAAGCACGGAGAGCTGGGCAGAGTGTGTCCCTGTGCTGTAAGGCCACGGGGAAGCCCAAACCAGACAAGTATCTCTG GTACCATAACAGCACCCTGTTGGACCCCTCCCTCTACAAGCACGAGAGCAAGCTGGTGCTGAGGAACCTGCAACGGGACCAGGCCGGGGAGTACTTCTGCAAGGCCCAGAGCGACACTGGGGCTGCAAAGTCCCATGTCGCCCGGCTGACTGTCATAG CCCCCGATGAGACTCCTTGCAACCCAACCCCCGAGAGCTACCTTATCCAGCTGCCCCATGATTGTTTCCAGAATGCCACCAACTCCTTCTACTATGATGTGGGTCGTTGCCCTGTCAAGACCTGTGCAGGGCAGCAGGATAATGGGATCAGGTGCCAGGATGCTGTGGAGAACTGCTGCGGGATCTCCAAAACAGAGGAGAGGGAGATCCAGTGCAGTGGGTACACGCTGCCCACCAAGGTGGCCATGGAGTGCAGCTGCCAGCGGTGTACGGAGACCCAGAGTATCGTTCGGGGACGTGTCAGTGCCTCTGACAATGGGGAACCCATGCGCTTTGGCCACGTGTACATGGGGAACAGCCGTGTGAGCATGACTGGCTACAAGGGCACCTTCACCCTCCACGTCCCTCAGGACACTGAGAGGCTGGTGCTCACATTTGTGGACAGGCTGCAGAAGTTTGTCAACACCACCAAAGTGCTGCCCTTCAATAAGAAAGGGAGTGCGGTGTTCCATGAGATCAAGATGCTTCGGCGGAAAGAGCCCATCACCTTGGAGGCCATGGAGACCAACATTATCCCCTTGGGGGATATCGCTGGTGAAGATCCTGTGGCTGAGCTGGAGATCCCATCCAAGAGTTTCTACCGGCAGAACGGGGAGCCCTACACAGGAAAAGTAAAGGCCAGTGTGACCTTCCTGGATCCTCGGAATATTTCCACAGCTACTGCTGCCCAGAGTGACCTGAACTTCATCAATGATGAAGGAGACACCTTCCCCCTTCGAACATACGGCATGTTCTCTGTGGACTTCACAGATGAGGCCACCTCAGAGTCACTTAATGTTGGCAAGGTAAAGGTCCACCTCGACTCAACCCAGGTCAAGATGCCAGAGCACTTGCCCATGATGAAACTCTGGTCCCTCAACCCAGGCACAGGGCTGTGGGAGGAGGAAGGTGACTTCAAATTTGAAAGCCAAAGGCGGAACAGAAGAGAAGACAGGACCTTCCTGGTGGGCAACATGGAGATTCGTGAGAGGAGGCTCTTTAACCTGGATGTCCCTGAAAGCAGGAGGTGCTTCATCAAGGTGAGGGCCTACCGAAGTGAGAGGTTCTTGCCCAGTGAGCAGATGCAGGGTGTCGTGGTCTCTGTGATCAACCTGGAGCCCCGGACTGGCTTCTCCTCTAACCCCAGGGCCTGGGGCCGCTTTGACAGTGTCATCACTGGTCCCAATGGGGCCTGTCTGCCTGCCTTCTGCGATGACCAGTCCCCTGATGCCTACTCTGCCTACGTCTTAGCAAGCCTGGCTGGGGACGAGCTGGAAGCAGTGGAGTCTTTTCCTAAATTCAACCCAAATGCAATTGGTGTCCCTCAGCCCTACCTCAACAAGCTCAAGTACCGCCGGACAGACCATGAGGACCCACAGGCCAAGAAGACAGCTTTCCAGATCAGCATGGCCAAACCAAGGCCCAACTCAGCCGAGGAGAGCAATGGACCCATCTATGCATTTGAGAACCTCCAGGCATGCGAGGAAGCACCTCCCAGTGCGGCCCACTTCCGGTTCTACCAGATTGAGGGGGATCGGTATGACTACAACACGGTCCCTTTCAACGAGGATGACCCCATGAGCTGGACTGAAGACTACCTGGCATGGTGGCCCAAGCCAATGGAGTTCAGGGCCTGCTATATCAAGGTGAAGATCATGGGGCCACTGGAGGTGAACGTGCGATCCCGTAACATGGGGGGCACCCACCGGCAGACAGTGGGAAAGCTGTATGGAATCCGGGATGTGAAGAGCACGCGGGACAGGGACCAGCCCAATGTCTCAGCTGCTTGTTTGGAGTTCAAGTGCAGTGGGATGCTCTATGACCAGGACCGTGTAGACCGCACGCTGGTGAAGGTTATCCCCCAGGGCAGCTGCCATCGAGTCAGCGTAAACTCCATGCTGCATGAGTACCTGGTCAACCACCTGCCACTGGCGGTCAATGACAACACCACTGAGTACACCATGCTGGCGCCCTTGGACCCACTGGGCCACAACTATGGCATCTACACTGTCACTGACCAGGACCCTCGCACAGCCAAGGAGATTGCGCTTGGCCGGTGCTTTGATGGCACATCTGATGGCTCCTCCAGAGTCATGAAGAGCAATGTGGGAGTGGCCCTGACCTTTAACTGCGTAGAGAGGCAGGTGGGCCGTCAGAGTGCCTTCCAGTACCTCCAAAGCACCCCGGCCCGGCCCTCCCCCGCAAGCACTGTCAGGGGAAGAGCACCCTCAAGGAGGCAGCGGTCAAGTCAGGGTGGCCAGCGCTGGCGCAGAGGGGCGGCCTCTCTGAGGTTTTCTGGGGTTGCTCAGCAGCCTCTGAGCAACTAA
- the CILP gene encoding cartilage intermediate layer protein 1 isoform X1: MFHPPHHTASLCLERLVAGPCWALVTVLASHLSSWPSGRQMMLTQSVRRAQPGKRTSGIFAKTADPLDSPGEWTTWFNIDHPGGQGDYERLDAIHFYYGHQVCPRPLRLEARTTDWIPAGSTGQVVHGSPLEGFWCLNREQRPGQNCFNYTVRFLCPPGSLRQDTEHSLWSPWSPWSKCSAACGHPGVQTRTRTCLAETVSLCNDATEEGRLCMEQACSACDLTCPMGQVNADCDACMCQDFVLYGVVSLPGGAPASGATVYILTKTPKLLTQTDSSGRFRVPGLCPDGKSILKITKTKFAPIRLTMPKTRLKAATIKAEFMRAETPYIVMNPKAKARRAGQSVSLCCKATGKPKPDKYLWYHNSTLLDPSLYKHESKLVLRNLQRDQAGEYFCKAQSDTGAAKSHVARLTVIAPDETPCNPTPESYLIQLPHDCFQNATNSFYYDVGRCPVKTCAGQQDNGIRCQDAVENCCGISKTEEREIQCSGYTLPTKVAMECSCQRCTETQSIVRGRVSASDNGEPMRFGHVYMGNSRVSMTGYKGTFTLHVPQDTERLVLTFVDRLQKFVNTTKVLPFNKKGSAVFHEIKMLRRKEPITLEAMETNIIPLGDIAGEDPVAELEIPSKSFYRQNGEPYTGKVKASVTFLDPRNISTATAAQSDLNFINDEGDTFPLRTYGMFSVDFTDEATSESLNVGKVKVHLDSTQVKMPEHLPMMKLWSLNPGTGLWEEEGDFKFESQRRNRREDRTFLVGNMEIRERRLFNLDVPESRRCFIKVRAYRSERFLPSEQMQGVVVSVINLEPRTGFSSNPRAWGRFDSVITGPNGACLPAFCDDQSPDAYSAYVLASLAGDELEAVESFPKFNPNAIGVPQPYLNKLKYRRTDHEDPQAKKTAFQISMAKPRPNSAEESNGPIYAFENLQACEEAPPSAAHFRFYQIEGDRYDYNTVPFNEDDPMSWTEDYLAWWPKPMEFRACYIKVKIMGPLEVNVRSRNMGGTHRQTVGKLYGIRDVKSTRDRDQPNVSAACLEFKCSGMLYDQDRVDRTLVKVIPQGSCHRVSVNSMLHEYLVNHLPLAVNDNTTEYTMLAPLDPLGHNYGIYTVTDQDPRTAKEIALGRCFDGTSDGSSRVMKSNVGVALTFNCVERQVGRQSAFQYLQSTPARPSPASTVRGRAPSRRQRSSQGGQRWRRGAASLRFSGVAQQPLSN, translated from the exons ATGTTCCATCCCCCACATCACACTGCTTCCCTATGTCTTGAGAGGCTAGTAGCAGGACCCTGCTGGGCCCTTGTAACTGTTTTGGCCTCTCACTTATCCTCCTGGCCCTCAGGGAGGCAGATGATGCTCACTCAGTCGGTGAGAAGAGCCCAGCCTGGGAAGAGGACCTCAGGCATCTTTGCCAAGACTGCTGACCCCCTGGACA GTCCTGGGGAGTGGACAACGTGGTTCAACATTGACCACCCAGGTGGGCAGGGCGACTACGAGCGGCTAGATGCCATTCACTTCTACTACGGGCACCAGGTGTGTCCTCGGCCCCTGCGGCTAGAGGCTAGGACCACCGACTGGATACCCGCAGGCAGCACTGGCCAAGTGGTCCATGGCAGCCCCCTTGAGGGCTTCTGGTGCCTCAACAGGGAGCAGCGGCCTGGCCAGAACTGCTTCAATTATACCGTGCGCTTCCTCTGCCCGCCAG GATCCCTGCGCCAAGAcacagagcacagcctctggagccCGTGGTCTCCCTGGAGCAAGTGTTCTGCTGCTTGTGGTCACCCTGGGGTCCAGACCCGAACACGCACCTGCTTGGCGGAGACGGTGTCACTGTGCAATGATGCCACCGAGGAGGGTCGGCTCTGCATGGAGCAGGCCTGTTCAG CCTGTGACCTGACCTGCCCCATGGGCCAGGTGAATGCTGACTGTGACGCCTGCATGTGCCAGGACTTCGTGCTATATGGGGTTGTCTCCCTCCCTGGGGGTGCCCCAGCCTCAGGGGCTACTGTCTACATCCTGACCAAAACACCTAAGCTATTGACCCAGACGGACAGCAGCGGGAGGTTCCGAGTCCCTGGCTTGTGCCCCGATGGCAAAAGCATCCTGAAGATCACAAAGACCAAGTTTGCCCCTATCAGGCTCACAATGCCTAAGACTAGACTGAAGGCAGCCACCATCAAGGCGGAGTTCATGAGGGCag AGACTCCATACATTGTGATGAACCCCAAGGCAAAAGCACGGAGAGCTGGGCAGAGTGTGTCCCTGTGCTGTAAGGCCACGGGGAAGCCCAAACCAGACAAGTATCTCTG GTACCATAACAGCACCCTGTTGGACCCCTCCCTCTACAAGCACGAGAGCAAGCTGGTGCTGAGGAACCTGCAACGGGACCAGGCCGGGGAGTACTTCTGCAAGGCCCAGAGCGACACTGGGGCTGCAAAGTCCCATGTCGCCCGGCTGACTGTCATAG CCCCCGATGAGACTCCTTGCAACCCAACCCCCGAGAGCTACCTTATCCAGCTGCCCCATGATTGTTTCCAGAATGCCACCAACTCCTTCTACTATGATGTGGGTCGTTGCCCTGTCAAGACCTGTGCAGGGCAGCAGGATAATGGGATCAGGTGCCAGGATGCTGTGGAGAACTGCTGCGGGATCTCCAAAACAGAGGAGAGGGAGATCCAGTGCAGTGGGTACACGCTGCCCACCAAGGTGGCCATGGAGTGCAGCTGCCAGCGGTGTACGGAGACCCAGAGTATCGTTCGGGGACGTGTCAGTGCCTCTGACAATGGGGAACCCATGCGCTTTGGCCACGTGTACATGGGGAACAGCCGTGTGAGCATGACTGGCTACAAGGGCACCTTCACCCTCCACGTCCCTCAGGACACTGAGAGGCTGGTGCTCACATTTGTGGACAGGCTGCAGAAGTTTGTCAACACCACCAAAGTGCTGCCCTTCAATAAGAAAGGGAGTGCGGTGTTCCATGAGATCAAGATGCTTCGGCGGAAAGAGCCCATCACCTTGGAGGCCATGGAGACCAACATTATCCCCTTGGGGGATATCGCTGGTGAAGATCCTGTGGCTGAGCTGGAGATCCCATCCAAGAGTTTCTACCGGCAGAACGGGGAGCCCTACACAGGAAAAGTAAAGGCCAGTGTGACCTTCCTGGATCCTCGGAATATTTCCACAGCTACTGCTGCCCAGAGTGACCTGAACTTCATCAATGATGAAGGAGACACCTTCCCCCTTCGAACATACGGCATGTTCTCTGTGGACTTCACAGATGAGGCCACCTCAGAGTCACTTAATGTTGGCAAGGTAAAGGTCCACCTCGACTCAACCCAGGTCAAGATGCCAGAGCACTTGCCCATGATGAAACTCTGGTCCCTCAACCCAGGCACAGGGCTGTGGGAGGAGGAAGGTGACTTCAAATTTGAAAGCCAAAGGCGGAACAGAAGAGAAGACAGGACCTTCCTGGTGGGCAACATGGAGATTCGTGAGAGGAGGCTCTTTAACCTGGATGTCCCTGAAAGCAGGAGGTGCTTCATCAAGGTGAGGGCCTACCGAAGTGAGAGGTTCTTGCCCAGTGAGCAGATGCAGGGTGTCGTGGTCTCTGTGATCAACCTGGAGCCCCGGACTGGCTTCTCCTCTAACCCCAGGGCCTGGGGCCGCTTTGACAGTGTCATCACTGGTCCCAATGGGGCCTGTCTGCCTGCCTTCTGCGATGACCAGTCCCCTGATGCCTACTCTGCCTACGTCTTAGCAAGCCTGGCTGGGGACGAGCTGGAAGCAGTGGAGTCTTTTCCTAAATTCAACCCAAATGCAATTGGTGTCCCTCAGCCCTACCTCAACAAGCTCAAGTACCGCCGGACAGACCATGAGGACCCACAGGCCAAGAAGACAGCTTTCCAGATCAGCATGGCCAAACCAAGGCCCAACTCAGCCGAGGAGAGCAATGGACCCATCTATGCATTTGAGAACCTCCAGGCATGCGAGGAAGCACCTCCCAGTGCGGCCCACTTCCGGTTCTACCAGATTGAGGGGGATCGGTATGACTACAACACGGTCCCTTTCAACGAGGATGACCCCATGAGCTGGACTGAAGACTACCTGGCATGGTGGCCCAAGCCAATGGAGTTCAGGGCCTGCTATATCAAGGTGAAGATCATGGGGCCACTGGAGGTGAACGTGCGATCCCGTAACATGGGGGGCACCCACCGGCAGACAGTGGGAAAGCTGTATGGAATCCGGGATGTGAAGAGCACGCGGGACAGGGACCAGCCCAATGTCTCAGCTGCTTGTTTGGAGTTCAAGTGCAGTGGGATGCTCTATGACCAGGACCGTGTAGACCGCACGCTGGTGAAGGTTATCCCCCAGGGCAGCTGCCATCGAGTCAGCGTAAACTCCATGCTGCATGAGTACCTGGTCAACCACCTGCCACTGGCGGTCAATGACAACACCACTGAGTACACCATGCTGGCGCCCTTGGACCCACTGGGCCACAACTATGGCATCTACACTGTCACTGACCAGGACCCTCGCACAGCCAAGGAGATTGCGCTTGGCCGGTGCTTTGATGGCACATCTGATGGCTCCTCCAGAGTCATGAAGAGCAATGTGGGAGTGGCCCTGACCTTTAACTGCGTAGAGAGGCAGGTGGGCCGTCAGAGTGCCTTCCAGTACCTCCAAAGCACCCCGGCCCGGCCCTCCCCCGCAAGCACTGTCAGGGGAAGAGCACCCTCAAGGAGGCAGCGGTCAAGTCAGGGTGGCCAGCGCTGGCGCAGAGGGGCGGCCTCTCTGAGGTTTTCTGGGGTTGCTCAGCAGCCTCTGAGCAACTAA